From Halanaerobiaceae bacterium ANBcell28, one genomic window encodes:
- the argC gene encoding N-acetyl-gamma-glutamyl-phosphate reductase produces the protein MLKVTIVGATGYVGLELLRLLNNHPKISDIRLISKSSAGNKLIDLYPQFRNSKYNDKKLENYSDSIIKSSDLVFTALPHGVSQDMVANINKLGVKIIDMSGDYRYQDTNIYRQWYNNEHKYSDLASKAVYGLTEYKKEEIKKAEIIANPGCYPTASLLATLPLLENDLIDQNSIIIDAKSGVSGAGRSLNHSLLFNEVNETLKAYNIATHRHTSEIEYILSELSNYKNLKLIFTPHLIPIKRGILATIYADLKSDIQESEVLKIYKNTYRESDFVQVLESSFPEIKYVLGSNNCQIGIKVDARTRRVIVISTIDNMVKGSAGQAIQNMNLIFGYPETTGLEATAVLP, from the coding sequence ATGTTAAAAGTTACTATTGTTGGTGCTACAGGTTATGTTGGGCTTGAGCTGTTAAGATTATTAAATAATCATCCGAAAATATCTGATATTAGATTAATTTCTAAGAGTAGTGCTGGGAATAAATTGATAGATTTATATCCTCAGTTTAGAAATAGCAAATATAACGATAAGAAATTAGAAAACTATAGTGACTCAATTATTAAAAGTAGTGACTTAGTTTTTACCGCTTTGCCTCATGGTGTATCACAGGATATGGTTGCTAATATTAACAAACTTGGCGTGAAGATTATAGATATGAGCGGAGATTATCGTTATCAAGATACAAATATATATAGACAATGGTATAATAATGAACATAAATATTCTGATTTAGCTAGCAAGGCAGTCTATGGCTTAACTGAATATAAGAAAGAGGAGATAAAAAAGGCAGAGATAATTGCTAATCCTGGTTGTTATCCTACAGCTTCTCTTTTAGCTACTTTACCATTATTGGAAAATGACTTGATTGATCAAAATTCAATTATTATAGATGCTAAGTCTGGTGTTAGTGGTGCTGGTAGAAGTTTAAATCACTCTTTATTATTTAATGAAGTTAATGAAACTTTAAAGGCATATAATATAGCAACACACAGGCATACTTCTGAAATAGAATATATATTATCAGAACTTAGTAATTATAAGAATTTAAAACTTATTTTTACTCCACATTTAATTCCTATAAAGCGTGGAATATTGGCGACTATATATGCAGATTTAAAATCAGATATACAGGAAAGTGAAGTATTAAAAATATATAAAAATACTTATCGAGAAAGTGATTTTGTTCAAGTTTTGGAAAGTAGCTTTCCTGAAATAAAATATGTATTAGGTTCTAACAATTGTCAAATAGGAATAAAAGTAGATGCTAGAACGAGAAGAGTAATTGTAATATCAACTATAGATAATATGGTTAAAGGGTCAGCTGGTCAGGCTATACAGAACATGAATTTGATATTTGGATATCCAGAAACTACAGGCTTAGAAGCTACCGCTGTATTACCGTAG
- the argJ gene encoding bifunctional glutamate N-acetyltransferase/amino-acid acetyltransferase ArgJ, translated as MKKIKGGITAAEGYQVAGISCGIKKSGKKDLALIYSEYPALGAAVFTKNKFKAAPLIISEERIKNDTIRAILINSGNANACTGQQGLDDVKKLTSIIAKKLEIDSNEIHMSSTGIIGELLPTNKIEKGIEKIIPLLNKDANLDASEAILTTDTVKKEIAFSFKLPSSSKEVKIGGMAKGSGMIHPNMATMLGFITTDLNISKELLSKALREVVNCSFNRISVDGDQSTNDSVFLMANARADNEKIVKEDEDYQIFVEILKEVSVYLAKAIVADGEGATRFITINVSGARTELEAEEIARNIANSNLVKTACFGGDPNWGRIIAVLGTSEFDFDIKKVSLSINDKCLFENGTPIAQKKEDMGDLMTSKEIEINLDLAMGNEKVEFWSTDLTYDYVKINAEYHT; from the coding sequence ATGAAAAAAATCAAAGGTGGTATAACTGCAGCTGAAGGTTATCAAGTAGCTGGAATAAGCTGTGGAATTAAAAAAAGTGGAAAGAAAGATTTAGCCTTAATATATAGTGAATATCCTGCTTTAGGTGCAGCAGTATTTACAAAAAATAAATTTAAAGCAGCCCCACTTATAATTTCTGAAGAAAGAATAAAAAATGACACTATAAGGGCAATCCTAATAAATAGTGGTAATGCTAATGCTTGTACTGGTCAACAAGGGCTGGATGATGTTAAAAAATTAACTAGTATTATAGCTAAAAAATTAGAAATAGATAGTAATGAAATTCATATGTCTTCGACAGGAATTATTGGTGAACTCTTACCTACGAATAAAATTGAGAAAGGTATCGAAAAGATCATACCTCTGCTTAACAAAGATGCTAATCTTGATGCTTCTGAGGCTATATTAACTACTGATACTGTTAAAAAAGAAATTGCATTTTCTTTTAAATTACCTTCCAGTAGTAAAGAAGTGAAAATTGGGGGAATGGCTAAGGGTTCTGGTATGATTCATCCTAATATGGCTACTATGCTAGGATTTATTACTACAGATTTAAATATAAGTAAAGAATTATTATCAAAGGCGCTTAGAGAAGTTGTTAATTGTTCTTTTAATCGTATTAGTGTTGATGGTGATCAGAGTACGAATGATTCGGTTTTTTTAATGGCAAATGCTAGAGCCGATAATGAAAAAATCGTTAAAGAAGATGAAGATTATCAGATATTTGTGGAAATTTTAAAAGAAGTTTCTGTTTATTTAGCTAAAGCAATTGTTGCTGATGGTGAAGGAGCTACTCGTTTTATCACTATAAATGTTAGTGGAGCTAGAACAGAGTTAGAGGCAGAAGAGATTGCTAGAAATATTGCCAATTCTAATCTAGTTAAAACTGCTTGTTTTGGTGGAGATCCTAATTGGGGCAGAATTATTGCTGTTCTTGGAACTTCAGAATTTGATTTTGATATTAAGAAAGTCAGCTTAAGTATTAACGATAAATGTTTATTTGAAAATGGTACTCCCATTGCACAAAAAAAAGAAGATATGGGCGATTTGATGACTAGTAAAGAGATAGAAATTAATTTGGATTTAGCAATGGGAAATGAAAAAGTAGAATTCTGGAGTACCGACTTAACATATGATTATGTTAAAATAAATGCTGAATATCATACTTAG